NNNNTAACCTACACCTTCCATGCTATAAGATAACTCTCCATTCAGTTACATTTGGAAGCCAGCCTCaaaactaaagatatatatacactgcagAGAACAGTGAATATTCATACTAAAGACAAAAGACATACATCTGACATTACCTGTGGTGGCATATTTTTATGGTTGATGCTTACATCCCGAATCAAGAACGAACTAGGTCATTAAGCTTGCCCAGAacctcaaacctgccaaagaaTGAATACTCCATGTCAGTGAAGACAGGCAATATTTCAATGGAGTAAAAAATTGTTAATACTCAATATATGCGGGGTGCTAagggtaaacacacacacacacacacactaaaggaTGTTCTTGGAAGGTCTGCTAAAGAGAGtaacagtaatttgtattttgatttttgtatatgcTGTACACATATGGAGACCATgttttttcaatgaaaactgtcaaaatatttatagctagaataatgaaacaaaagtcaCGCATTCAAATAACAAAAGCAGCAAATTCTCCTTTGCCTCTTGTGCTCTAGAAATCAACATTCCTCTGAataccaaaaatttttatttgtcaacATTGTAAACTACAACTCACCTGTGATTCATTTCTTCATCTGTTTCAAACATCTTGGCCTCTCGAAGGTACTCCTCCAATTTCTTTGTTTGCAATAAATCTGATGGTTTAGGCCCTGCAAGACTAATGGCCGAGGTCATACCCAGAGTCTTGGAGGATTCCATCtttgatctgaaaaaaaaaaaaatactacgttACTACTCCTGATCGTCACCTGCAAAATGATGAATTTAAATAATCTATTTCATAGTATGTTAACACTTATAGTTggtcatttattttctgtataccTCAAAATGTTTTTGGTATGGGGATGATGTGTAAGGGTGTAAGTTCCAAGGCACAAGATCTGCATTGCCAAAGGTCAATGCTGAGGATATGTCAATCAGGCACGTGCGTCATCCAACTCCTCAAGGAATATGAAGTACATCAATACCTGGAATATACATTTCCACCCACACACAAAGCTGGGAGTACAAGTTGCATTTGTTCTATGGAAACAAAAGCAACTGATAACACTGTCGCTGGCCTTCTCGGTCTGCtcacacttatttatttaccacTACGAATGACGTCCAGATACCCGACTGTCAGGATGAAGGTCGACTGATttgtggttactaaaactggtgtcTGGATGAAGTTAGTTCCTTCATATTTTAAAACTGGCTCTTTGTCATGGCAAGCAAACTTTCATAgatgaatactaataataatataacaatgaaGATACCTGGCCAATATGGAAGTGGGACTCATCTAATATCTTAAAGAGTTTGTGCTTACCTTACTGTTTTTCTAATCATGTTGTGGTTATAGACAAGTTAATAAGAAATAATTGTAGGAGGTTGACTAATTACCATTCAGGCTACTTTCCAGTTTTCACAAGATACACTTGGGCTCCAGTATTCATGGACTGACAATATTTGCCAACGGATCTCAGTGTTGCAACCTTTGCCTTGGAGGCCAAGACTTTCCATGTCTTATGACGGCGATAAGTGCAAAAGGTAAAACTTGAAACGAATTTTACAGAATCTCTTCTCCACATTTCTAAGTTTCAAATTCCAACTCTTATTGCAATTGCTTTACACATGTATTCATTTCTGCTCGTTATTCTGATTAGAACTGCTAAGAAATTTCATTTGACTTGTTGTATGAAACCTACTGTAATTGAAGGTTACCTAAATACTGTGATTTTTTGGTACAAACAAAATGTTTACCAAAGATACGCTAGGCTACgagcaaaaggaaaattagtCTGGACCTATATGCTTAGTGTtctttaatgtttaaattttaacataCTCTTACAGGTTGAGAGACAGTTCTTCTGTCACtcactgtaaatttatttttcatgatacaaTGCTTGTTTTAGTCTCATTCTGAAGCCACTTAGTTGTCTTTTGCTTTCCATGCCTTCGAAACCTTACACTGCAGTTAATCTTTAAAAGGGGATATGTTTGTCGATGTTATTTAGGATGTAAATCCCAAAGTCAGTAAAAGATTAGGTTTTCAAACAGCTAATTTCCATTAGTATAACTGATGAAAAAGTATTTCTGGGAGTTTAGAATGAACTGAAGGTTTGATCTGTGTATAATACCTTTAGAGACTTTGTGTGATGTCACCACGTTTGAACGAGGCATTTCAGTTATTCGAGAACAGacatttctttaccttttgtaaataagaaaaatactacagtattttcataattttaattgctccacaaaaatcatcataaatttCCTTACTAAACATATATACGATATACATTTTTACGACAATGTATGTTATTGCacataaaacataagaaaattaggACAAATTCTTATGAATTTCTATTTAgcattgttttcaagaaaattctctctGAACTGCCCCTGCAGACACCTTTCAATGATTACCTGTGAAGATATTtagttgattttttatattttttacattttataggtAATATCATTGGAATCTAAAACGAAGAAACTGCATGCCATCAAAATCTCAAAGGATTACGAATAATAGTTTAAATTACCAGCACACCTGAACTCCATAACACTAATAGTGTAATGAAAGCCATTTTCCTTCCCCCCGGAGGGATGTAAAGGCCATGCTATGACAGCAATAAGCACGATTTACCACATACGATACTAAGGCTTTGGCCCTATTCTAAGTTTCAGTTTGACATGAATGCCATGTGGGCATGGCAAGGCTCAGGGCCCCAAGGACACTAAGGAGCACCCATG
The nucleotide sequence above comes from Macrobrachium rosenbergii isolate ZJJX-2024 chromosome 1, ASM4041242v1, whole genome shotgun sequence. Encoded proteins:
- the LOC136849608 gene encoding poly(A) polymerase type 3-like, whose protein sequence is MQILCLGTYTLTHHPHTKNILRSKMESSKTLGMTSAISLAGPKPSDLLQTKKLEEYLREAKMFETDEEMNHRFEVLGKLNDLVRS